One genomic region from Equus asinus isolate D_3611 breed Donkey chromosome 10, EquAss-T2T_v2, whole genome shotgun sequence encodes:
- the LOC106828819 gene encoding major allergen Equ c 1-like — translation MKLLLLCLGLILVCAQQEENSDVAIRNFDISKISGEWYTIILASDVKEKIEENGSMRVFADFIRVLDNSSLYFQFHAKVNGECAEFSLVFEETEEDGVYTVNYDGYNVFRLSEFGNPDYIIIYLVNFNKDRPFRMLKLYAREPDVSPELKEEFVEIAQKRGIVKENVIDLTKTDRCFQA, via the exons ATGAAGCTGCTGTTGCTGTGTCTGGGGCTGATTCTTGTCTGTgcccaacaggaagaaaacaGTGATGTTGCGATAAGAAACTTCGATATTTCAAAG ATTTCAGGAGAGTGGTATACCATTATCTTGGCTTCAGATGTCAAggaaaagatagaagaaaatggTAGCATGAGGGTTTTTGCAGACTTCATCCGTGTCTTGGACAACTCTTCTCTGTACTTTCAATTTCACGCAAA GGTAAATGGAGAGTGTGCtgagttttctttggtttttgaagaaacagaagaggatGGTGTATATACTGTTAACT ATGATGGATATAATGTATTTCGCCTAAGCGAATTTGGCAATCCTGATTATATTATCATTTATCTCGTGAATTTCAACAAGGACAGACCATTCCGAATGTTGAAGTTATATG CCCGAGAACCAGATGTGAGTCCAGAACTCAAGGAAGAGTTTGTGGAAATTGCCCAAAAACGAGGAATTGTTAAGGAAAATGTAATTGACCTGACCAAAACTG ATCGCTGTTTCCAGGCCTGA